The following proteins come from a genomic window of Vallitalea longa:
- a CDS encoding 4Fe-4S dicluster domain-containing protein, translating into MAKVTFNEELCKGCGLCTTVCPKKIVVLSKDKINSKGYHPATVTDMDQCIGCAFCATICPDVVITVEK; encoded by the coding sequence ATGGCAAAGGTAACTTTTAACGAGGAGTTATGCAAGGGATGTGGGCTATGTACCACAGTATGTCCCAAAAAGATAGTTGTATTATCAAAAGATAAGATTAATTCAAAGGGATACCATCCTGCTACAGTTACTGATATGGACCAATGTATTGGTTGTGCATTTTGTGCTACTATATGTCCAGATGTGGTCATAACAGTAGAAAAATAA
- a CDS encoding xanthine/uracil/vitamin C permease, with product MKEKKLPLFRSGDIGGIAYALAGNIVNYIIIIGVLLYVFEWPEYLVFGRVIPGMSVGLMGSGIYYAWMANRLAKKEGRSDVTALPSGVSTPAMFVYLWGVIAPLNAAIGDPEKVWMVAVAATFLGGVIEALGSFVGPFLRKFLPRAALLGTVGGIALVWMINKGFYDVYADPILGMPVLIIAIIGLIGGYVFPKKVPALLVAVLGGILYAICLGRVKPDMSGFGFKLTNPVDGVNAIVEGLKLIGPYLAVIIPIQIYNFIETMDNVESAIAAGDKYNVREAQIADGSMTMLSALFGGVIPNTVWLGHASLKKGKAGSGYSWISGLILGAAGIFGAYAFINSLMPPVIAAITFIWCSITIIVQAFREARPFRHGAAVVIAFIPHIADYVYNEVTLALSSQGIYEVTPDIASALTNEGVMWAGVTELKYGAILTGMIWASMTAFIIDKRLDKAGYISLVAAVLAIFGFIHSPSLGIGFNQYFYGYLIMGGICIILGVFKKSFTVPDDYDYV from the coding sequence GTGAAAGAGAAAAAATTGCCTTTATTCAGAAGTGGTGATATAGGTGGTATAGCCTATGCTTTAGCAGGTAATATAGTAAACTATATTATCATTATCGGAGTTTTGCTTTACGTATTTGAATGGCCTGAGTATTTAGTTTTTGGACGAGTTATTCCTGGTATGTCAGTTGGACTCATGGGTTCAGGGATATATTATGCATGGATGGCAAATAGACTTGCTAAAAAAGAAGGACGTTCAGATGTAACAGCTCTTCCATCTGGTGTTAGTACTCCAGCAATGTTCGTTTATCTATGGGGAGTAATTGCACCATTGAATGCTGCTATAGGAGATCCTGAAAAAGTGTGGATGGTAGCAGTTGCAGCTACATTTTTAGGTGGTGTAATAGAAGCACTTGGAAGTTTTGTTGGACCATTCTTAAGAAAATTCTTGCCACGTGCAGCTTTACTTGGTACAGTTGGTGGAATCGCTTTGGTTTGGATGATTAACAAAGGATTCTATGATGTATATGCAGATCCAATATTAGGTATGCCTGTGTTGATTATTGCTATTATCGGATTAATAGGAGGATATGTATTTCCTAAGAAAGTGCCGGCATTATTAGTAGCTGTATTGGGAGGTATATTATATGCCATCTGTCTAGGCAGAGTTAAACCAGATATGAGCGGATTCGGGTTCAAATTAACTAATCCTGTTGATGGAGTTAATGCAATCGTAGAAGGGTTGAAACTTATAGGTCCATATCTTGCTGTTATTATACCTATTCAGATATATAATTTCATAGAAACAATGGATAATGTAGAATCTGCTATTGCTGCAGGTGATAAGTATAATGTACGTGAAGCTCAGATTGCAGATGGTTCAATGACTATGTTATCAGCTTTATTCGGTGGTGTTATACCTAACACAGTTTGGCTTGGACATGCAAGTCTGAAAAAAGGTAAAGCGGGTTCAGGTTATTCATGGATTTCTGGACTCATATTAGGTGCAGCTGGAATTTTCGGTGCATATGCATTCATTAATTCATTGATGCCTCCAGTAATTGCGGCTATTACATTTATATGGTGTTCAATAACTATAATTGTTCAAGCATTCAGAGAAGCAAGACCTTTCAGACATGGAGCGGCAGTGGTAATAGCTTTTATACCTCATATTGCTGATTATGTGTATAATGAAGTAACGTTGGCATTATCTTCACAAGGAATATATGAAGTTACACCTGACATAGCATCGGCATTGACTAATGAAGGAGTTATGTGGGCTGGGGTAACGGAACTGAAGTATGGAGCAATATTGACGGGTATGATATGGGCTTCTATGACGGCTTTCATTATTGATAAGAGGTTAGATAAAGCTGGTTATATCAGTTTAGTAGCTGCGGTCTTGGCGATTTTTGGATTCATTCATTCTCCTTCTTTAGGAATAGGTTTTAATCAGTATTTTTATGGGTATTTGATAATGGGTGGTATTTGTATTATACTTGGTGTGTTTAAGAAGAGTTTTACGGTGCCGGATGATTATGATTATGTATAA
- a CDS encoding 3-methyl-2-oxobutanoate dehydrogenase subunit VorB: MEKVLMKGNEAIAEAAIQAGCRYFFGYPITPQNEIPAYMAKKLPKIGGTFLQAESEVSAINMVYGAAGAGARVMTSSSSPGISLKQEGISYIAGAELPCVIVNIVRGGPGLGGIQPAQSDYFQAVKGGGHGDYHLIVYAPSTLQEMVSLTMGAFDVADLYRNPVMILGDGMLGQMMEPVEFIKPPARELPKKEWATTGCDGTRETNIINSLYIDPAELEKKVEELYKKYELIKEQEVSYEEYNCENADIIVTAYGTTSRIVKSVIEMAKEEGINVGLIRPITLWPFPYEPISKYADKDHVKVFLSVEMSKGQMIEDVKLGVNGKKDVYFYGRTGGMVPTPDDILAEIRNIMKGVQ; encoded by the coding sequence ATGGAAAAGGTTTTAATGAAGGGTAATGAAGCCATTGCAGAAGCTGCGATACAAGCTGGATGCAGATATTTTTTTGGTTATCCTATAACACCACAGAATGAAATTCCAGCATATATGGCTAAAAAATTACCTAAAATCGGAGGTACTTTTTTACAAGCGGAATCCGAAGTATCAGCCATAAATATGGTTTATGGAGCAGCAGGAGCAGGAGCTAGAGTTATGACATCATCATCAAGTCCAGGAATAAGTTTGAAACAAGAAGGTATTTCATATATAGCAGGAGCAGAATTACCTTGTGTTATTGTAAACATAGTTAGAGGAGGCCCAGGTCTTGGAGGAATCCAACCAGCTCAATCAGACTATTTTCAAGCTGTAAAAGGTGGAGGTCATGGGGATTATCACTTGATAGTATATGCTCCATCAACTCTACAAGAAATGGTAAGCCTTACAATGGGTGCATTTGATGTAGCTGATTTGTATAGAAATCCAGTTATGATTCTTGGAGACGGTATGTTAGGTCAAATGATGGAACCAGTTGAATTCATCAAACCACCAGCAAGAGAATTACCTAAAAAAGAATGGGCTACAACTGGATGTGACGGAACCAGAGAAACTAATATCATTAATTCATTATATATCGACCCAGCAGAATTAGAGAAAAAAGTAGAAGAATTATATAAAAAATATGAACTAATCAAAGAACAAGAAGTCAGTTATGAAGAATATAATTGTGAAAATGCAGATATAATCGTAACTGCTTATGGAACAACATCAAGAATAGTTAAGAGTGTTATAGAAATGGCTAAAGAAGAAGGAATTAATGTAGGGTTAATCAGACCTATAACATTATGGCCATTCCCATATGAACCAATTAGCAAATATGCTGATAAAGATCATGTAAAAGTATTTTTAAGTGTAGAAATGAGCAAAGGTCAAATGATTGAAGATGTCAAACTTGGAGTTAATGGTAAAAAAGACGTATATTTCTACGGTAGAACAGGTGGTATGGTACCAACTCCTGATGATATTTTGGCAGAGATTAGAAATATAATGAAGGGGGTACAATAA
- a CDS encoding galactose-binding domain-containing protein, which produces MRNLKSFKSILSYMLIFTMIVCTVLVFNQPIQIQASSDTNIALNRAAYASSTANFDDTAHLTTDGFESTKWLSDSSRKQWIYVDLGEICEVNSVIIHWTDSYAKSYKIQATNDVGSNNDWTDLYSTTKGDGDVDEISFTSTDARYIRMYATNASSNKGYSISEFEIYGSKNTYPTPKPAPEPESDETLYLTGGNWKVQNASFVSEDGNDISTSNYDDDSWIIATVPGTVLTSYLNVGAIPDPYYSNQQLQISESFFTYNNFWYRNSFEVPSSYDGQKVWLNFDGINWKADIYVNGTQVGNINGAYTRAKFDVTDYVNAGETNYLAVLIHKVDHPNPVKVKKYNQNCFNGGKLTADSPTVLCSLGWDWIPTIRGRNIGIYNNVYLSKSGDVSIIDPFVKTDLPLPSTSEADIAVSTELQNNSGQNISGVLKGTIGDVTFNYDVTLAAFEKKQIDIDKEIFSQLTIDNPELWWPNTYGPQNLYTLKLEFESDDMVTDTKNVTFGIREYTYDDNDNILKISCNGVRIFVRGGNWGLSEAMLRETDESLDTKVRLHKEMNMNMIRNWVGQTDFEGFYEACDKYGIMIWDDFWLANPYDGPNPDDNDMFLDNANDKIKKVRNHPSVVIYCGRNEGYPPAVLDTGLRNAINQLDGTRYYSPASSKGVVTGEGPYNVQDPKRMFATRGTTFHTELGMHSTINIESYKKFIPDEYLWPMNDMWGIHDYFDHNPLEYGTTTGDRYGEIQGIEDFCRKGQLLNMETHKCSFETWASKGGPGLLGWMSMPAWPSLIWQTFDYYFDPTASFFGIKNACEPTHILWDCNTDKIKVTNNTTSNYNDLKAEAWIYNMDGTEKSYQSESIDIDAIGISNCFTLTFPNDLSDVHFIKLKLTDDNNDVISENFYWRGTTWLDYTDLNNMAPVNLEPTVSESTDGSTCTLTATIDNTTDQIALMARLKLVTDESEEQVLPVYYEDNYFSLLPGEIKVVDISFDTENLNGEEPKLVLEGWNINRELAVPTGLEATPINDSKIKVLWNDIFGATGYDLLVDGDLVEDVENPYIHNGLDKNSTHTYEVRAKNDYETSSYSSEVTATTMGDISYNLALNATVTANSSVANETPENAVDGITSNNSKWCSNTDIGEQWLMIDLGENYDINRWVVKHAGAGDEGSEYNTKDFKLQQSDDGVNFTDVDSITGNTEDITDRAIDSINTRYLRLYITNPQSSSQYIATRIYEFEVYGD; this is translated from the coding sequence ATGAGAAATCTTAAAAGTTTCAAAAGCATACTATCATATATGCTAATATTTACGATGATAGTATGTACAGTATTGGTATTTAATCAACCTATTCAAATCCAAGCATCATCAGATACCAATATAGCCCTAAATAGAGCTGCTTATGCATCTAGCACCGCAAATTTTGACGATACGGCTCATCTTACTACAGATGGTTTCGAATCAACGAAATGGCTAAGTGACTCCAGTAGAAAACAATGGATATATGTTGACCTAGGAGAGATATGTGAAGTAAATAGTGTCATTATTCATTGGACGGATTCATATGCCAAATCATATAAGATACAAGCAACAAATGATGTTGGCTCTAATAATGATTGGACTGATTTGTACTCAACTACAAAAGGTGACGGAGATGTAGATGAAATCAGTTTCACTTCTACAGATGCAAGATACATAAGAATGTATGCAACGAATGCATCATCTAACAAAGGTTATTCTATTTCCGAATTCGAGATCTATGGTTCAAAAAATACTTATCCAACTCCAAAACCAGCTCCAGAACCAGAATCAGATGAAACATTATATCTAACAGGAGGAAATTGGAAAGTTCAAAATGCATCATTTGTTTCTGAGGACGGTAATGATATATCTACCTCAAACTATGATGATGACTCATGGATTATAGCAACTGTTCCTGGTACTGTTTTAACTAGTTATCTTAATGTTGGAGCCATACCTGACCCATATTACAGCAATCAGCAGTTACAGATTTCAGAATCATTCTTTACATACAATAACTTCTGGTATAGGAATTCATTTGAAGTACCATCAAGTTATGATGGACAAAAAGTTTGGCTGAACTTTGACGGTATAAACTGGAAAGCAGATATATACGTTAATGGAACACAGGTGGGAAATATTAATGGAGCTTATACAAGAGCTAAATTTGATGTAACCGATTATGTCAATGCAGGTGAAACGAACTATCTAGCAGTATTAATACATAAAGTAGACCATCCCAATCCTGTAAAAGTCAAAAAGTATAACCAAAATTGTTTCAATGGGGGAAAATTAACAGCCGATTCACCAACAGTATTATGTTCTCTAGGTTGGGACTGGATACCTACCATAAGAGGTAGAAACATAGGTATTTACAACAATGTATATTTAAGCAAATCTGGAGATGTATCTATTATAGATCCATTCGTAAAAACAGATTTACCTCTTCCTTCTACATCAGAAGCAGATATTGCAGTAAGTACAGAATTACAAAATAATTCAGGCCAAAATATCAGCGGTGTATTAAAAGGAACTATTGGAGATGTTACATTCAATTACGATGTGACCTTAGCTGCCTTCGAGAAAAAACAAATTGATATTGATAAAGAAATATTTTCTCAATTAACAATTGATAATCCTGAACTTTGGTGGCCTAATACATATGGACCACAGAATCTATATACTCTCAAACTTGAATTTGAATCCGACGACATGGTAACTGATACCAAAAACGTTACATTCGGTATAAGAGAATATACTTATGATGACAACGACAATATTCTAAAAATATCATGTAATGGAGTTAGAATTTTTGTTAGAGGTGGAAATTGGGGATTAAGTGAAGCCATGTTAAGAGAAACAGATGAATCTCTTGATACCAAAGTCCGTTTACACAAAGAAATGAACATGAATATGATACGTAACTGGGTAGGACAAACTGATTTTGAAGGATTCTATGAAGCATGTGATAAATACGGTATCATGATATGGGATGACTTCTGGCTAGCTAATCCATATGACGGCCCAAATCCTGATGATAACGATATGTTCCTTGATAATGCTAATGATAAAATCAAAAAAGTTAGGAATCATCCTTCTGTTGTAATCTATTGTGGCAGAAATGAAGGTTATCCACCTGCTGTACTTGATACAGGACTTAGAAATGCTATAAACCAATTGGATGGAACAAGATATTATTCGCCAGCTTCTTCCAAAGGTGTTGTAACAGGCGAAGGACCTTATAATGTACAAGACCCCAAAAGAATGTTCGCGACTAGAGGAACTACATTCCATACAGAACTTGGTATGCATAGCACAATCAACATTGAAAGTTATAAAAAATTCATTCCTGATGAATATCTATGGCCAATGAACGATATGTGGGGTATACATGATTACTTTGACCATAATCCACTTGAATATGGTACAACAACTGGTGACAGATATGGTGAAATACAAGGAATTGAAGATTTCTGTAGAAAAGGTCAACTACTTAATATGGAAACACATAAATGTAGTTTCGAAACATGGGCAAGTAAAGGAGGTCCTGGTCTATTAGGATGGATGAGTATGCCTGCTTGGCCTTCATTAATATGGCAGACCTTTGATTACTACTTTGACCCAACAGCTTCATTCTTCGGTATAAAAAATGCTTGTGAACCTACTCACATCCTATGGGACTGCAATACTGATAAAATCAAAGTAACTAATAATACAACCTCCAACTATAACGATTTAAAAGCTGAAGCTTGGATATACAATATGGACGGAACTGAAAAATCTTATCAGTCAGAATCTATTGATATTGATGCAATAGGAATAAGCAACTGTTTTACACTAACATTCCCAAATGATTTATCAGATGTACATTTCATCAAGTTGAAACTTACTGATGACAATAATGATGTTATCTCTGAAAATTTCTATTGGAGAGGTACTACATGGCTAGATTATACTGACCTTAATAACATGGCACCTGTTAATCTTGAACCAACAGTTTCTGAATCTACAGACGGATCTACATGTACATTAACAGCTACAATAGATAATACTACTGATCAAATTGCATTAATGGCAAGACTTAAATTAGTAACAGATGAATCTGAGGAACAAGTTCTCCCAGTATATTATGAAGATAACTATTTCTCTTTATTGCCTGGTGAAATAAAAGTTGTAGATATAAGTTTTGATACAGAAAACCTAAATGGCGAAGAACCTAAATTAGTACTAGAAGGTTGGAATATAAATAGAGAACTAGCTGTTCCCACTGGACTTGAAGCAACACCAATTAATGATTCCAAGATAAAGGTTCTGTGGAACGATATATTTGGAGCTACAGGTTATGATCTTCTAGTAGATGGAGATTTAGTTGAAGATGTTGAAAATCCTTATATACATAATGGACTTGATAAAAACTCAACACATACTTACGAAGTAAGAGCTAAAAATGATTATGAGACATCAAGCTACAGTTCAGAAGTCACTGCAACTACAATGGGAGATATATCATATAACTTAGCTCTTAATGCAACAGTAACAGCAAACTCCTCTGTTGCAAATGAAACACCTGAGAATGCAGTTGATGGAATAACTTCGAACAACAGTAAATGGTGTTCAAATACTGACATAGGCGAACAATGGCTAATGATCGATCTAGGTGAGAATTATGATATAAACAGATGGGTAGTTAAACATGCAGGAGCAGGCGACGAAGGCAGTGAATATAACACTAAAGATTTCAAACTACAACAAAGTGATGATGGTGTGAATTTTACAGATGTAGATTCCATAACTGGAAACACAGAAGACATAACAGATAGAGCTATCGACTCTATAAATACAAGATATCTAAGATTATATATTACCAATCCTCAATCTTCTTCACAATATATAGCTACTAGAATTTACGAATTCGAAGTGTATGGAGACTAG
- a CDS encoding 2-oxoacid:acceptor oxidoreductase family protein — protein MTEQIIMAGFGGQGVMSIGQILTYAGMTEKKEVSWLPSYGPEMRGGTANCNVIVSDKPVASPIVTKATAGIILNKPSLFKFEKCIKSGGNLLINSSLIDVKATRDDINVYYIKANEIAVELGNTKIANMVMLGAYLELTKVVSIDSVTEALKKVLGKSKEHLIPINIKAMERGAECVK, from the coding sequence ATGACTGAACAAATAATTATGGCAGGTTTTGGTGGTCAGGGTGTTATGTCCATAGGACAGATATTAACATATGCAGGAATGACTGAGAAGAAAGAAGTATCATGGTTGCCATCATATGGTCCTGAAATGCGTGGGGGAACTGCTAACTGTAATGTAATAGTATCTGATAAACCAGTTGCTTCACCTATAGTAACAAAAGCTACAGCAGGCATAATATTAAATAAACCTTCATTATTCAAATTTGAGAAATGTATTAAATCAGGTGGAAATTTATTAATAAATAGTTCGTTAATAGATGTTAAGGCAACAAGAGATGATATTAATGTGTATTATATTAAGGCTAATGAAATAGCAGTTGAACTTGGTAATACTAAGATTGCTAATATGGTAATGTTAGGAGCTTATTTGGAGCTTACTAAAGTAGTTAGCATAGATTCAGTTACAGAAGCACTTAAGAAAGTATTAGGTAAATCAAAAGAACATCTTATTCCTATTAATATCAAGGCTATGGAACGTGGAGCTGAGTGTGTTAAGTAA
- a CDS encoding thiamine pyrophosphate-dependent enzyme — protein MTVVFEKPKALSEVPFHYCPGCTHGIIHRLVAEAIDDLNIQDKAIGVAPVGCSVFAYNYFACDMHEAAHGRAPAVATGIKRVLPDNIVFTYQGDGDLASIGAAEIVHAAARNENITVIFVNNAIYGMTGGQMAPTTLIGQVTTTSPYGRDPKLAGYPIKISEMLATLDGAYYVERVSVHDVKHIKQAKKAIKKAFENQVNNKGFSLIEVLSTCPTNWGMSPSESLDWVKDNMIPVYPLGVKKEGK, from the coding sequence ATGACTGTAGTATTTGAAAAACCAAAGGCTCTAAGTGAAGTTCCTTTTCATTATTGCCCTGGATGTACTCATGGAATAATCCATCGTTTAGTAGCTGAAGCTATTGATGATCTTAATATACAAGATAAAGCTATAGGGGTAGCTCCAGTAGGATGTTCAGTATTCGCATATAATTATTTTGCTTGTGATATGCATGAAGCAGCTCACGGCCGTGCACCCGCTGTTGCAACAGGTATTAAAAGGGTATTACCGGATAATATAGTATTTACATATCAGGGTGATGGAGATTTAGCATCTATTGGAGCAGCTGAAATCGTTCATGCAGCAGCAAGAAATGAAAACATAACAGTAATTTTTGTCAACAATGCGATATATGGTATGACAGGGGGCCAAATGGCACCAACAACTTTAATTGGTCAAGTTACAACAACTTCGCCTTATGGTAGAGATCCAAAACTTGCAGGTTATCCAATTAAGATATCAGAGATGTTAGCTACATTGGATGGAGCATATTACGTAGAAAGAGTATCGGTACATGATGTTAAACACATAAAACAAGCTAAGAAAGCTATAAAGAAAGCATTTGAAAATCAAGTTAATAACAAAGGATTTTCATTAATAGAGGTGTTATCAACTTGCCCTACTAACTGGGGAATGTCACCTTCTGAGTCACTTGATTGGGTAAAAGATAACATGATACCAGTTTATCCTTTGGGTGTTAAGAAGGAGGGGAAATAA
- a CDS encoding monomethylamine:corrinoid methyltransferase — MHYLELLERAHNGEKIDKQDWDLEYIVIKTMELISKYNLKFDNDTIIPTDATLIENTFKAAKELISDIGVYYITEGRRIYLTEEEINEALKNAKQEILMGEGKDAVTLYARKPEDTRYPLVWAGNPGCPTPEEIFKPTVKSWAKEEVVDLITCGSLTTVDGYPVRKQEASELLAVRRELDLLREATREVGRPGMGMLAAESAVSEIGDLAAVGADRLRSCDSHLTVMLNELVIDRDNMVRTASSIDYGMRNAGLTCTMVGGLGGDAAGSALLMIASIMAANIMCRADYHLCHPIDLRHVATSTRGSMYVHSMACQAFANNAPNIIFCDVYPKSGALTKELLYEVSANAITATVSGGHLEGVGAADGLVPHGTGLEVRLMGEVGRAVVDNKFTREQANEIVLKLLDKYEHVFEMEGGNYGKPFNEAYNVDTIEPIEEWLDMYKEVKKELNEMGLIF; from the coding sequence ATGCATTATTTAGAATTACTAGAAAGAGCACATAATGGAGAAAAGATTGACAAACAAGATTGGGATCTTGAATATATCGTAATCAAGACAATGGAATTAATTAGCAAATATAACTTGAAATTTGATAATGACACTATTATCCCAACAGATGCTACACTTATAGAAAATACATTTAAAGCTGCTAAAGAATTAATCTCTGATATTGGAGTGTATTACATAACAGAAGGAAGAAGAATATATCTTACAGAAGAAGAAATAAATGAAGCATTGAAAAATGCAAAACAAGAGATTTTAATGGGTGAAGGTAAAGATGCTGTAACTCTATACGCTAGAAAGCCTGAAGATACAAGATATCCATTAGTATGGGCTGGAAATCCAGGTTGTCCTACACCTGAAGAGATTTTTAAACCGACCGTAAAAAGCTGGGCAAAAGAAGAAGTTGTTGATTTGATAACATGTGGATCATTAACAACAGTTGATGGATATCCTGTAAGGAAACAAGAAGCTTCTGAATTATTGGCAGTCAGAAGAGAGCTTGATCTATTACGTGAAGCAACAAGAGAAGTTGGTCGTCCTGGAATGGGAATGTTAGCAGCAGAAAGTGCTGTTTCTGAAATAGGAGACTTAGCAGCAGTTGGAGCTGATAGATTAAGATCTTGTGATAGTCATTTAACTGTAATGCTTAATGAATTGGTTATTGATAGAGATAATATGGTTCGTACAGCAAGTAGTATAGATTATGGAATGAGAAATGCAGGACTTACATGTACAATGGTTGGCGGATTAGGTGGAGATGCAGCAGGATCAGCTTTATTGATGATTGCATCTATCATGGCTGCAAATATTATGTGCAGAGCGGATTATCATTTATGTCATCCAATTGATCTAAGACATGTTGCGACGTCTACACGCGGCAGTATGTATGTTCATAGTATGGCTTGTCAAGCTTTTGCTAACAATGCTCCAAATATCATTTTCTGTGATGTATATCCAAAAAGTGGTGCATTGACAAAAGAATTATTATATGAAGTATCAGCTAATGCCATAACAGCAACTGTTTCTGGGGGACATCTAGAAGGTGTTGGAGCTGCTGACGGATTGGTTCCTCATGGTACTGGACTTGAAGTTAGATTGATGGGTGAAGTAGGACGAGCTGTTGTTGATAACAAGTTTACTCGTGAGCAGGCTAACGAAATAGTATTAAAATTATTAGATAAGTATGAGCATGTGTTTGAAATGGAAGGTGGCAATTATGGTAAGCCATTTAATGAAGCATATAACGTAGATACTATTGAACCTATAGAAGAGTGGCTTGATATGTATAAAGAAGTAAAGAAAGAATTAAATGAAATGGGATTGATCTTTTAA
- the ade gene encoding adenine deaminase yields the protein MLSNRIKAASKELKADLVISNIKIVDVFNLDTYISDIAIKDGYFVGIGDYKGQGELEVDGTGKTIIPGYVDGHVHIESSMVTPIQYSNAILPFGVTTVIADPHEIANVSGINGIKYMIDAAKLVPLDVHIMLPSCVPATSFECNGASLFSKDLKPLYEDENVIGLAEVMDFPAVVSCNEDMLQKLQDAKDEKCTIDGHCSGFDIDKLNAYAAAGIRTDHEATSVKDMIERSRRGIHTLVRYGTVCKDLPNILHGINERNYRLLSFATDDKHLDELVTIGGVNYNVKVAIESGLDPIVAVSMATYNTCRCYNLNEKGAIAPGYVADFSIVDNERELNIIDVYKNGELVVKDKKLIEKISTDLCKTPQELVSSINIPIIKKHDLKIDMKGYHKANIIEVINDGVVTKKTIEEVSVDEQGYFEVDIEKDQQKVIVVERHKNTGSIGKGILKGLKLESGAIATTISHDSHNLIVVGTNDDDILKAIEAIKDMQGGIVVVNDNKVIAKLNLEIGGLITTRESDVVIDDLAKLNKMIRVIAPKVEINPLLTLSFMSLVVIPEIKLCTKGLFDFSIFDFINIYVEN from the coding sequence ATGTTAAGTAATAGAATTAAAGCGGCTTCTAAGGAACTGAAGGCAGATTTGGTAATAAGTAATATCAAAATAGTGGATGTGTTTAATCTAGACACATATATATCAGACATAGCTATAAAAGATGGCTATTTTGTCGGAATCGGTGATTACAAAGGGCAAGGGGAATTAGAGGTTGACGGAACAGGTAAAACAATTATTCCTGGATATGTTGATGGACATGTTCATATAGAGTCTTCTATGGTAACACCTATCCAGTATTCCAATGCTATATTACCTTTTGGAGTAACTACTGTTATTGCAGATCCTCATGAAATTGCTAATGTAAGTGGAATAAATGGTATCAAATATATGATTGATGCGGCTAAACTAGTACCATTGGATGTACATATAATGCTTCCTTCTTGTGTACCTGCTACTAGTTTTGAATGTAACGGTGCTTCACTTTTTTCTAAAGATCTAAAACCTTTATATGAAGATGAAAATGTAATTGGTCTAGCAGAAGTTATGGATTTTCCAGCGGTAGTATCTTGTAATGAAGATATGTTACAGAAATTACAAGATGCAAAAGATGAGAAATGCACGATTGATGGCCATTGTTCTGGATTTGATATTGATAAGCTGAATGCTTATGCAGCAGCAGGTATTAGAACAGACCATGAAGCAACTAGTGTTAAGGATATGATTGAAAGAAGTAGGAGGGGCATTCATACTTTAGTAAGATATGGAACAGTATGTAAAGATCTTCCTAATATTTTACATGGCATCAATGAGCGAAACTATAGATTATTAAGTTTTGCAACTGATGATAAACATCTTGATGAGCTTGTAACTATTGGTGGTGTCAACTATAATGTGAAAGTTGCAATAGAATCAGGATTAGATCCAATCGTAGCGGTTTCAATGGCGACTTATAATACATGTAGATGTTATAATCTAAATGAAAAGGGAGCTATTGCACCAGGATACGTTGCTGATTTTTCTATAGTGGATAATGAACGTGAACTTAATATTATAGATGTATATAAAAATGGTGAATTGGTAGTAAAAGATAAAAAGCTAATTGAAAAAATATCAACAGATTTATGTAAAACACCTCAAGAGCTAGTTTCTTCTATTAATATTCCTATCATAAAAAAACATGATTTGAAGATTGACATGAAAGGTTACCATAAAGCTAATATTATAGAAGTTATAAATGATGGTGTAGTTACAAAAAAGACTATTGAAGAAGTATCAGTTGATGAACAAGGATATTTTGAAGTAGACATAGAAAAGGACCAGCAGAAAGTTATTGTTGTTGAAAGACATAAAAATACAGGAAGTATTGGCAAAGGTATATTGAAAGGTCTAAAATTAGAGTCAGGAGCAATTGCAACTACAATATCCCATGACTCACATAACCTTATAGTCGTTGGAACTAACGATGATGATATCCTAAAAGCGATTGAAGCGATTAAAGATATGCAAGGTGGTATTGTAGTAGTTAATGACAATAAGGTCATTGCTAAACTGAATCTTGAAATCGGTGGGCTTATCACTACTAGAGAATCAGACGTGGTAATAGATGATTTAGCTAAATTGAATAAGATGATTAGAGTTATAGCGCCAAAAGTAGAGATAAATCCTTTATTGACATTATCATTTATGTCCCTTGTTGTAATACCAGAAATAAAATTATGTACCAAAGGATTATTCGATTTTTCTATATTTGATTTTATCAATATATATGTTGAGAATTAA